In Aridibaculum aurantiacum, the following proteins share a genomic window:
- a CDS encoding urease accessory protein UreD: protein MPLIAKVHIATRFRNGKTILQSSFCNQPYKLADITEDRKEQRLRLMMMCSSPGILDGDDYDIVIDVNEQCELELQTQSFQRLFTMKKGAKQKMQVNIAAGGSLKFLPHPVVPHEGAIYASSYSIYLHANSSLLWGEVISCGRKLNGEVFRFTSYQNTTSVYMAGKLVIKENILLQPAKMDLQAIGQLEGYTHQATLLYINDAVDIFSIMEALHSYLLPQQDVAFGVSQLPVKGIIIRLMGYKAGQLHEILLQAATTIENHNQQTLKPEEYVA from the coding sequence ATGCCGTTGATAGCCAAAGTACATATAGCTACCAGGTTTCGCAATGGTAAAACAATACTGCAGTCATCGTTTTGCAACCAACCGTACAAACTGGCTGATATCACTGAAGATAGAAAGGAGCAGCGCCTGAGACTAATGATGATGTGTTCATCACCCGGGATACTGGATGGCGATGACTATGATATTGTAATTGATGTAAACGAACAATGTGAGCTAGAGCTGCAAACGCAGTCCTTCCAGCGTTTGTTTACCATGAAGAAGGGTGCCAAGCAAAAGATGCAGGTGAACATTGCAGCCGGCGGATCTTTGAAGTTCCTGCCTCACCCGGTAGTACCGCATGAAGGTGCCATCTATGCTTCTTCATATAGTATTTACTTACACGCCAACAGCAGCTTGTTATGGGGAGAAGTGATCAGTTGTGGCAGAAAATTGAATGGCGAAGTTTTCCGGTTTACCTCCTACCAGAATACAACTTCTGTATACATGGCAGGTAAACTTGTTATAAAAGAGAATATTCTGCTGCAACCTGCAAAGATGGACCTACAAGCTATTGGTCAGTTGGAAGGCTATACACACCAGGCGACGCTACTCTACATCAACGATGCGGTTGATATTTTTTCTATTATGGAAGCTTTACATTCCTACCTGCTGCCACAGCAAGATGTAGCATTTGGTGTAAGCCAGCTACCGGTGAAAGGAATCATCATCAGGCTTATGGGATATAAAGCAGGGCAACTGCATGAGATACTGTTACAGGCTGCTACAACCATAGAAAATCATAATCAACAAACGCTAAAACCGGAGGAATATGTCGCCTGA
- the ureG gene encoding urease accessory protein UreG → MTQRTYVKIGIAGPVGSGKTALIERLSRAMSNEYSIAVITNDIYTKEDAEFLTKNSLLPAERIIGVETGGCPHTAIREDASMNLEAVEEMAARFPDVQIIFIESGGDNLSATFSPDLADLTIFVIDVAEGDKIPRKGGPGITRSDLLVINKIDLAPYVNASLEVMEHDAKKMRKGAPFVFTNLMSLHGLDTVIGWIKKYALTEDIEVEALALCR, encoded by the coding sequence ATGACCCAAAGAACATACGTTAAGATTGGAATAGCAGGCCCTGTAGGCTCGGGCAAAACAGCACTGATAGAAAGGCTTAGCAGGGCAATGAGCAATGAATATTCAATAGCAGTTATCACCAATGACATTTATACAAAAGAAGATGCCGAGTTTCTTACTAAGAATAGCCTCTTGCCTGCTGAACGCATCATTGGTGTAGAAACAGGTGGCTGTCCGCATACAGCCATCCGCGAAGATGCCAGCATGAACCTGGAAGCGGTGGAGGAAATGGCTGCACGCTTCCCTGATGTTCAGATCATCTTCATTGAAAGTGGAGGTGATAATCTTTCGGCTACATTCAGCCCCGACCTTGCCGACCTCACCATATTTGTGATAGACGTAGCTGAAGGTGATAAAATACCGCGCAAAGGCGGCCCCGGCATTACACGATCTGACCTGCTTGTTATAAACAAGATAGACCTTGCGCCTTATGTAAATGCAAGCCTTGAAGTGATGGAACACGATGCCAAGAAGATGCGAAAGGGCGCTCCTTTTGTTTTTACCAATCTTATGAGCCTGCACGGGTTAGATACGGTTATTGGCTGGATAAAGAAGTATGCATTAACCGAGGATATAGAAGTAGAAGCACTTGCATTATGCCGTTGA